The Methanobacterium sp. BAmetb5 genome includes a region encoding these proteins:
- a CDS encoding CDP-2,3-bis-(O-geranylgeranyl)-sn-glycerol synthase — MDPSIFSVLILSAYAIYFMLPAYLANASALTFGGGTPLDLGRSMNDGRRILGDGVTWKGTIIGILIGMAVGLVQGAISGNIVHDLLIIGDPGIANLVQGTITINAVQGILLGLVLGSGAVIGDACGSFIKRRFKVERGRPVPLMDQLDFVVGALVFASLVVIIPLSLIIIILVISVFLHLGTNIIAYLLGLKNVWY, encoded by the coding sequence ATGGACCCGAGTATTTTCAGTGTTTTGATTTTATCGGCTTATGCTATATATTTTATGTTGCCGGCTTATCTAGCCAACGCCAGCGCCCTTACCTTTGGGGGAGGAACACCTCTGGATCTGGGCCGATCCATGAATGACGGCCGCAGGATACTGGGAGATGGTGTCACCTGGAAGGGAACCATTATTGGTATTTTAATTGGGATGGCAGTAGGTCTTGTCCAGGGTGCTATTTCCGGTAATATAGTGCATGATCTGCTGATAATAGGAGATCCAGGTATAGCTAATCTTGTTCAAGGAACTATAACCATCAACGCAGTACAGGGCATATTATTAGGCCTTGTATTGGGCAGTGGCGCCGTTATAGGGGACGCTTGTGGTAGTTTTATTAAGAGAAGATTTAAAGTGGAACGGGGAAGGCCAGTACCACTGATGGATCAGTTAGATTTTGTGGTAGGCGCCCTGGTATTCGCATCTTTAGTAGTAATAATTCCCTTAAGTTTAATCATCATAATACTTGTGATAAGCGTCTTTTTACATTTAGGAACTAATATAATTGCTTATTTGCTGGGTTTAAAGAATGTTTGGTATTGA
- a CDS encoding nucleotide sugar dehydrogenase — MIEEKSPIAIFGLGHMGLPTAALLAKSGLKVVGIDINNKTVEMVNSGQSPIMEPGLEEMVKETVENNCLSATTDSLSAMKEVRTIMIIVPTPVDEHKESDLSAVISASQSIMEGLKEGDLVIIESTVPPGTCENIVIPILEKSGLKAGKDFKVAYTPERALPNNTIFEMTHNARVIGGIDSESTRRAASLYQRITEGEIIMVQDLVTAEMVKLMENTYRDTNIALANELALICDTLGVDVIEAIRAANHHPRVNIHTPGPGVGGHCLSIDPYFLVEIARQRGRETPLIKTSRQVNEEMPSEVVRIAQEALEDVGKTIQGSKIGVLGVAYKGNVADARETPAKPLIEQLLNRGAEVVVNDPYVSPEIIKPWGVQPVDMDTALDTDCVVLVTDHDLYRDIKPEMIKNRLIICTRPILDKETFQKNGVIFKGVGRS, encoded by the coding sequence ATGATTGAAGAAAAATCACCCATAGCAATATTCGGTTTAGGTCACATGGGACTACCCACCGCCGCATTACTGGCGAAGAGTGGCCTTAAAGTAGTGGGAATCGATATTAACAACAAAACCGTCGAAATGGTTAATTCCGGCCAATCTCCAATTATGGAACCCGGTCTGGAGGAGATGGTAAAGGAAACAGTGGAAAATAACTGTTTGTCTGCCACTACGGACTCTCTGAGTGCAATGAAAGAGGTTCGCACCATAATGATCATCGTTCCCACCCCCGTGGATGAACATAAAGAATCTGACCTCTCGGCAGTCATATCTGCATCCCAATCAATTATGGAAGGTTTAAAGGAAGGAGATCTGGTTATAATTGAAAGCACAGTACCTCCAGGTACTTGTGAGAATATAGTTATTCCTATACTGGAAAAAAGTGGCCTTAAAGCCGGGAAAGATTTTAAAGTAGCTTACACTCCAGAAAGGGCCCTCCCCAACAATACCATATTTGAAATGACCCATAATGCCCGGGTAATAGGGGGCATAGACTCTGAGAGTACCAGAAGGGCAGCTTCACTCTACCAAAGAATCACTGAGGGAGAAATCATAATGGTACAGGACCTGGTGACGGCTGAAATGGTTAAACTTATGGAAAATACCTACCGGGATACCAATATAGCCCTGGCCAATGAATTAGCCTTAATTTGTGATACTTTAGGTGTGGATGTTATTGAAGCCATCCGGGCCGCCAACCACCACCCCCGGGTGAACATACACACCCCGGGACCCGGTGTGGGAGGACACTGCCTATCCATAGATCCCTACTTCCTGGTGGAAATCGCCCGGCAAAGGGGGAGGGAGACACCTCTCATAAAGACTTCCCGGCAGGTTAATGAGGAAATGCCCAGTGAAGTTGTCAGAATCGCCCAGGAAGCCCTTGAAGATGTGGGTAAAACTATTCAGGGATCTAAAATCGGAGTTTTGGGTGTTGCTTACAAGGGAAATGTTGCCGATGCCCGGGAAACGCCGGCCAAACCTTTAATTGAGCAATTATTAAACCGGGGCGCGGAAGTGGTTGTTAACGACCCCTATGTATCTCCCGAAATAATCAAACCATGGGGGGTGCAACCGGTGGATATGGACACGGCCCTGGATACCGATTGTGTGGTCCTGGTAACTGACCATGATCTTTACCGGGATATTAAACCCGAAATGATTAAAAACCGTTTAATAATATGCACCCGGCCCATTCTGGATAAAGAAACCTTCCAGAAGAATGGTGTGATATTTAAAGGAGTGGGAAGATCTTGA
- a CDS encoding DUF2953 domain-containing protein, which translates to MSFLLIPLKLSLYLNKQGNETEGKFTLRFLGIPLFSRKIPEDKTDEKEEKEEKEEKAEKKDKFSLERILKILKLFKESLPHIYRLMTSIYNAVTIEKFSLDMTMGMESPADTALFTGYIWSFTYPLNVLTRIDLNINPDFQRRVLDGNFQMDISLRLRGIVIEAIRAYTKKPVRELIKEVRQ; encoded by the coding sequence TTGTCTTTTCTTTTAATTCCCCTTAAACTATCGTTATATCTGAATAAACAGGGAAATGAAACTGAAGGTAAGTTCACTTTAAGATTTTTGGGCATACCCCTTTTTTCCAGGAAAATACCGGAAGATAAAACCGATGAAAAAGAGGAAAAAGAGGAAAAAGAAGAAAAGGCTGAAAAAAAAGACAAATTTTCCTTAGAACGTATTTTAAAGATATTGAAATTATTTAAAGAATCTTTACCTCATATTTACCGTTTAATGACCTCTATTTATAATGCGGTGACAATTGAGAAGTTTTCTCTGGACATGACCATGGGAATGGAAAGTCCCGCAGACACGGCCCTCTTCACCGGGTATATCTGGTCATTCACCTATCCACTAAACGTCCTTACCAGGATTGATCTTAATATAAACCCTGATTTCCAGAGGAGAGTTCTGGATGGCAATTTCCAGATGGATATCAGTCTAAGACTCAGGGGGATAGTGATTGAAGCCATAAGGGCTTACACCAAAAAACCAGTACGGGAATTAATTAAAGAAGTACGCCAGTGA
- the hacB gene encoding homoaconitase small subunit: MKTEIKGKVWKFRDSIDTDVIIPGRYLRTFSLDELASHVMEGENPEFAKNVQQGDVIVAGWNFGCGSSREQAPVALKHAGVDAIVAKSFARIFYRNAINVGLPVIVADMDAEEGEELNINLAEGTIQNISTGKSYTIQPFHDFMLGILKNGGLVKHHLKKKNI; this comes from the coding sequence ATGAAAACAGAGATAAAGGGTAAAGTTTGGAAGTTCCGGGACAGTATAGACACTGATGTTATAATACCGGGAAGATATTTGAGAACCTTCAGTCTAGATGAGCTAGCCAGTCATGTAATGGAAGGTGAAAACCCTGAATTTGCCAAAAATGTGCAACAGGGAGATGTAATTGTGGCCGGCTGGAACTTCGGTTGTGGTTCATCACGGGAACAGGCTCCGGTGGCCTTAAAACACGCCGGTGTTGATGCCATTGTTGCCAAATCCTTTGCACGTATATTCTACCGCAATGCTATAAATGTAGGTCTACCAGTAATAGTGGCGGATATGGATGCCGAAGAAGGGGAAGAACTTAATATAAACCTGGCAGAAGGAACAATCCAGAATATAAGCACGGGAAAAAGTTATACTATACAACCCTTCCATGATTTCATGTTAGGAATACTCAAAAATGGGGGGCTGGTGAAACACCACCTGAAGAAGAAAAATATTTAA
- a CDS encoding protein-L-isoaspartate O-methyltransferase yields MKDKRKTLVDKLFNQGYIKSQKVKKAMLKVPREQFMPQGSVYQAYADRPFPIGKGQTISAPHMVAIIAERLDLEGDMNILEIGTGWGYNAAVVAEVVGRKGHIYTVERIPELAAKARENLEKTGYSEVVTVIEGDGTRGYPEKAPYDRIYGTASAPKIPEPLKEQLKIGGKLIIPMGSDYFQDLISMVRISEDEYQTQNLGGVVFVPMIGEHGWPED; encoded by the coding sequence TTGAAGGATAAAAGAAAAACACTGGTGGATAAACTCTTTAATCAGGGATATATTAAAAGCCAAAAAGTTAAAAAAGCTATGCTTAAAGTTCCTAGAGAGCAATTCATGCCTCAGGGTAGTGTTTATCAAGCCTACGCTGATCGCCCCTTTCCCATAGGGAAAGGCCAGACCATATCTGCACCCCATATGGTAGCGATCATTGCCGAGAGATTGGATCTGGAGGGGGACATGAACATCCTGGAGATTGGAACGGGATGGGGATACAACGCAGCGGTGGTGGCAGAGGTAGTGGGCAGGAAAGGCCATATCTACACCGTGGAAAGGATCCCGGAACTGGCAGCAAAGGCCCGGGAGAACCTTGAAAAAACAGGCTACTCCGAAGTAGTGACGGTCATTGAAGGGGATGGAACTCGAGGATACCCTGAAAAAGCCCCCTACGATAGGATTTATGGGACTGCCAGTGCACCAAAAATCCCCGAACCCCTTAAAGAACAACTTAAAATTGGGGGAAAACTGATTATACCCATGGGTTCTGACTACTTCCAGGACTTGATATCAATGGTCAGAATTTCAGAGGATGAATACCAGACCCAAAACCTGGGAGGGGTTGTTTTTGTCCCCATGATTGGGGAACATGGCTGGCCTGAAGATTAA
- a CDS encoding beta-ribofuranosylaminobenzene 5'-phosphate synthase, which produces MIIETPSRLHLTLIDLNGSLGRIDGGVGLTLEKPGLVLEMKENSGEISVEFKNPENLSAKVRADDEDKIKTSARRMMDYFHLEGGYDFTVHETYLSHSGLGSGTQISLAVGKLISDSAGQQLDAPQIASIVGRGGTSGIGVASFAKGGFIVDAGHHQREKPGFLPSSASTASPPPIVARYDFPQDWKVVLVIPHVEKNVSGPTEVNIFQEHCPVPLEEVQQLSHILLMKMMPAVLEKDLDRFGESINSIQSIGFKKVENQLQNPVIGEIMQLLRDAGAPGVGMSSFGPTIYAITDSPRDIVGVAREALAEVGGNIIETRAQNSGAVKRY; this is translated from the coding sequence TTGATAATCGAAACTCCCTCCCGGCTGCACTTAACCCTTATTGATCTAAACGGCTCACTGGGCCGGATCGATGGTGGTGTAGGCCTTACACTGGAAAAACCTGGACTAGTTCTGGAAATGAAGGAGAATAGTGGTGAAATCTCCGTAGAATTTAAAAACCCTGAAAACTTATCCGCTAAAGTTAGGGCTGATGATGAGGATAAAATAAAAACTTCAGCCCGGCGGATGATGGATTATTTCCATCTGGAGGGAGGATATGATTTCACGGTACATGAAACCTATCTATCTCATTCGGGATTGGGTTCTGGCACCCAAATATCCCTGGCCGTAGGTAAACTCATCTCTGATTCAGCGGGACAGCAACTGGATGCACCCCAGATCGCCAGTATTGTGGGTAGAGGAGGTACCTCCGGTATAGGTGTGGCATCATTTGCTAAAGGTGGATTCATAGTTGATGCCGGCCACCACCAACGGGAAAAACCAGGCTTTTTACCTTCATCGGCCTCCACCGCATCACCTCCACCCATTGTGGCCAGGTATGATTTTCCTCAGGACTGGAAGGTAGTTCTGGTCATCCCCCATGTGGAAAAAAATGTTTCCGGGCCAACAGAGGTTAACATATTCCAGGAGCACTGCCCGGTACCCTTAGAAGAGGTGCAACAACTTTCACATATTCTTTTGATGAAGATGATGCCCGCAGTGTTAGAAAAAGATCTGGATAGATTTGGGGAGTCCATTAACAGCATACAGAGTATTGGGTTTAAGAAGGTGGAGAATCAACTGCAAAACCCGGTAATTGGGGAAATAATGCAGCTACTCCGAGATGCCGGTGCACCGGGAGTGGGTATGAGCTCCTTTGGACCCACTATTTATGCCATTACTGACAGTCCGCGAGATATAGTGGGTGTTGCTCGGGAGGCCCTAGCGGAGGTGGGTGGCAATATAATTGAAACTAGGGCTCAGAATAGTGGTGCGGTTAAAAGGTATTAA
- the tes gene encoding tetraether lipid synthase Tes, with translation MVIKKTKSLCPECLRVVDAEVFEDQEKIMIKKTCPEHGEFENTYWQGSEAYSFAANYDHPGEGISNPRTTIEGECPQNCGLCAEHESQTILGLIDVTNRCNLRCPICFANAAVSKSLYEPSYEEIRQMLRNLRANQPVSTPAIQYAGGEPTVRKDLVELVKLAKEEGFSHTQIATNGIKLAKDPELAQKLKDASLNTVYLQFDGVTEEPYISARGRNLLPTKLEAIENCRKADLGIVLVPTLVKGINDDQVGDIIQFAIDNLDIIRGVNFQPVSFAGRTPADEVEKQRITIPKFQKLVEEQTEGKIGCNDFYPASSVIPVTDFVEAIEGEEQIAITCHPHCGAATYIFIDGDEVIPITRFVDVDRFFDLLSRSSDDIKDGGIIGKAKVLSRATMELPKTIDRDKKPESLDLTGILTKVFKERSYSALGDFHHKTLLISCMHFMDPWNFDQDRVKRCVIHYAVPDGRIIPFCSMNAIYRSEIEKKFAKPLKQ, from the coding sequence ATGGTCATAAAGAAAACGAAAAGCCTGTGTCCTGAATGTCTTCGAGTGGTGGATGCAGAAGTCTTTGAAGACCAGGAAAAAATAATGATAAAGAAAACGTGCCCGGAGCACGGTGAATTTGAGAATACTTACTGGCAAGGTTCAGAAGCTTACAGTTTTGCCGCTAACTATGATCACCCGGGAGAAGGAATTTCAAACCCTCGAACCACCATAGAAGGTGAATGCCCTCAAAACTGCGGTCTCTGCGCTGAACATGAAAGTCAAACCATACTAGGCCTTATTGATGTTACTAATCGTTGTAATCTTCGTTGTCCAATTTGTTTTGCTAATGCAGCTGTTTCTAAATCTTTATATGAACCTAGTTATGAAGAAATCAGGCAGATGTTGCGGAATCTCCGTGCCAACCAACCAGTTTCCACTCCAGCCATACAGTATGCTGGTGGAGAGCCCACGGTACGAAAGGATTTAGTGGAACTAGTCAAACTGGCCAAAGAAGAAGGATTCAGCCACACTCAAATAGCCACCAATGGAATCAAACTGGCTAAAGATCCTGAACTGGCTCAAAAACTTAAGGACGCATCCCTAAACACAGTTTATCTCCAGTTTGACGGAGTAACTGAAGAACCATACATTTCTGCCCGGGGGCGTAACCTGTTACCCACCAAATTGGAAGCCATTGAAAACTGCCGTAAAGCAGATCTGGGAATTGTCCTGGTGCCCACCCTGGTTAAGGGAATCAACGATGACCAGGTAGGGGACATAATACAATTCGCCATTGACAACCTGGATATCATCCGCGGAGTGAATTTCCAGCCAGTATCATTTGCCGGCCGAACACCGGCCGATGAAGTGGAAAAACAGAGAATAACCATACCAAAATTCCAGAAACTGGTGGAAGAACAGACTGAGGGTAAAATAGGCTGTAATGATTTCTACCCAGCATCTTCGGTCATACCAGTCACCGACTTTGTGGAAGCCATTGAAGGTGAAGAACAGATAGCCATTACCTGTCACCCCCACTGTGGTGCGGCCACCTATATTTTCATTGATGGGGATGAAGTCATACCCATAACCAGATTTGTGGATGTGGATCGCTTTTTCGATCTTCTCTCCCGCAGCAGTGATGATATAAAAGACGGAGGCATTATTGGCAAAGCCAAGGTTTTAAGCCGAGCGACCATGGAACTTCCCAAAACCATTGACCGGGATAAAAAGCCAGAATCACTGGATTTAACGGGAATATTAACCAAAGTTTTCAAAGAAAGATCATACAGTGCTCTGGGAGATTTCCACCATAAAACCCTACTCATATCATGTATGCACTTCATGGATCCATGGAACTTTGACCAAGACAGGGTTAAAAGGTGTGTGATCCATTATGCAGTCCCTGATGGACGTATAATCCCATTCTGTTCCATGAATGCAATTTATCGCTCAGAGATTGAGAAGAAATTTGCCAAACCACTGAAACAATAA
- a CDS encoding tRNA (N(6)-L-threonylcarbamoyladenosine(37)-C(2))-methylthiotransferase — protein MKIYMETFGCTFNQADSEIMAGLLEENGGIIVKSPENADVIIINTCYVKQPTEQKITNHIKKIQSQFPEKKLLIAGCMVDIHPRKLEKLAPEAGWIGARRINSTPEIVEAAMKGNVLREKGQGCDIKTCLPRKRSNPRVHILQICEGCLGKCSYCCTRFARGKLQSYPISLLKKEAEQAVAEGCVEIQITAQDTAAFGKDTGETLADLINEIASIGGDFRIRVGMMHPGNIQEHLGDIANALRSEKVYKFLHLPVQSGSNQVLSDMNRGHTVEEYLEIVRYFRSQIPSLSLATDIIVGYPTENEDDFQDTLNLIQEIRPDFLHISKYHHRPGTKSSLLPEIDHHTMKKRSSSLNDLKTEIALEKNKKLLKTRQKILITDKGSKGGYLGRSNSYKTVVVEEAQLGTFQDVEITQYKSTYLKGRILN, from the coding sequence ATGAAAATCTATATGGAAACCTTTGGTTGTACCTTTAACCAGGCAGATTCAGAGATAATGGCTGGTTTACTGGAGGAAAACGGCGGAATAATTGTAAAATCCCCTGAAAATGCGGATGTAATTATTATAAACACCTGTTACGTTAAACAACCCACGGAACAGAAGATAACTAATCATATTAAAAAGATACAGTCTCAGTTCCCTGAAAAGAAACTTCTAATTGCAGGGTGTATGGTGGACATCCATCCCCGGAAGCTGGAAAAACTGGCACCAGAAGCAGGATGGATCGGAGCGCGCCGGATCAATTCAACTCCGGAAATAGTGGAAGCAGCTATGAAGGGGAATGTCTTAAGGGAAAAGGGTCAAGGATGTGATATTAAAACCTGCCTTCCCCGAAAACGGTCTAATCCCCGGGTACACATACTCCAGATCTGTGAGGGATGTCTGGGTAAATGCAGTTACTGCTGCACCAGATTTGCACGGGGTAAACTTCAGAGCTACCCTATATCACTTTTAAAGAAGGAAGCAGAACAGGCCGTAGCTGAAGGTTGTGTGGAAATCCAGATCACTGCCCAGGACACTGCCGCTTTTGGTAAGGATACCGGAGAAACCTTAGCTGATTTAATTAATGAAATAGCCTCTATTGGGGGCGATTTTCGCATTAGAGTGGGAATGATGCATCCCGGGAACATTCAGGAACACTTGGGAGATATTGCCAATGCTTTAAGAAGTGAAAAGGTTTACAAGTTCCTCCACCTTCCAGTACAGAGTGGTAGTAATCAGGTTCTCTCGGATATGAACCGGGGACACACTGTAGAGGAATACCTGGAAATTGTAAGATATTTTAGATCACAAATACCTTCACTGTCCCTGGCAACGGATATCATTGTAGGCTACCCTACTGAGAATGAGGATGATTTTCAGGACACCCTGAACCTCATCCAGGAAATCCGTCCTGACTTCCTGCACATCTCCAAATACCATCATCGGCCGGGTACCAAATCATCCTTACTTCCGGAAATAGACCACCACACTATGAAAAAACGTTCCAGTTCCTTAAATGATCTTAAAACAGAGATCGCCTTAGAAAAAAATAAGAAACTCCTAAAAACCCGGCAAAAAATACTCATAACTGATAAAGGAAGTAAAGGTGGCTACCTGGGACGTTCCAATTCCTATAAAACAGTAGTGGTTGAAGAAGCTCAACTGGGGACTTTCCAGGATGTGGAAATAACCCAGTACAAGAGTACCTACCTGAAGGGGCGAATACTGAACTAA
- a CDS encoding GerW family sporulation protein, producing MDIQDPIKTTVEEIRKVLNIENVIGEVIESEDKVMIPVTRMGMAFGAGIGDQKGTSNEGGSLGAAAGGAGIEPVAMVVVFKGLSGPEGVKMLPLKNPDPLSRAIGEVSSAIVDVMAEGKKMGLGKGKKGEKKTEGATAKTEEKKP from the coding sequence ATGGATATTCAGGATCCTATAAAAACTACAGTAGAAGAAATTCGAAAAGTTCTAAACATAGAAAATGTCATTGGCGAAGTAATTGAAAGTGAAGACAAAGTAATGATACCTGTTACTCGCATGGGAATGGCCTTTGGAGCGGGGATTGGTGATCAAAAAGGTACTTCCAACGAAGGAGGTTCCCTTGGTGCTGCCGCTGGGGGTGCAGGCATAGAACCAGTGGCCATGGTTGTGGTCTTCAAGGGTCTGAGCGGACCTGAAGGTGTTAAAATGCTCCCTCTGAAAAACCCAGACCCCTTATCCCGGGCAATTGGTGAAGTCAGTTCAGCCATAGTTGATGTCATGGCCGAAGGGAAAAAAATGGGACTAGGCAAGGGTAAAAAAGGAGAGAAAAAAACTGAAGGTGCCACCGCCAAAACTGAAGAAAAAAAACCTTAA
- a CDS encoding hydantoinase/oxoprolinase family protein, whose product MKIAGFDIGGANTDLAVVDFDEKGNITGIETDFRYLPMWSRKDELSLTLLELLGDDIGDIDAVGVSMTAELADSYQNKSEGVRDISRMVMDTFNLPVAFVSLQGMVNYETVLKEPLELAAANWIATAPLAAYMVPDCIFIDTGSTTTDIIPIKNGTECAKGRTDLQRLATGELVYTGTLRTNVATIVDKVQLKDEWVRTASELFAVTADVHLVLGNITPEDYTSETPDGSGNSREDSLLRLSRVVCGDLDLLSEDDVIQMARYIHQKQVEQVAEALEQVHQRENLEMVITTGLGMNVIGRQAAELLGLPVRTMEDILTTEDCVVAPAVGTALLMHQFTESGK is encoded by the coding sequence TTGAAGATTGCGGGATTTGATATTGGAGGAGCCAATACTGACTTAGCGGTGGTTGACTTTGATGAAAAGGGCAATATCACCGGTATTGAAACGGATTTTCGCTATCTGCCCATGTGGTCCCGGAAGGATGAACTTTCTCTAACCCTCCTGGAGCTTTTAGGCGATGATATAGGTGATATTGATGCAGTTGGTGTTTCTATGACTGCTGAACTTGCGGATAGCTATCAGAACAAGAGTGAAGGAGTCCGGGACATCAGTAGAATGGTAATGGACACCTTTAACCTTCCAGTTGCCTTTGTGAGTTTGCAGGGTATGGTGAATTATGAAACAGTTTTGAAGGAGCCTTTAGAACTGGCCGCAGCTAACTGGATTGCTACTGCTCCACTGGCGGCATACATGGTGCCAGATTGCATTTTTATCGACACCGGGAGTACAACTACGGACATAATTCCCATTAAAAATGGAACTGAATGTGCTAAGGGGAGAACCGATCTCCAGAGGCTGGCCACCGGGGAATTGGTATATACCGGAACCCTCCGTACCAATGTGGCCACCATTGTGGATAAAGTTCAATTAAAGGATGAATGGGTGCGCACTGCCTCAGAACTATTCGCCGTGACCGCTGATGTGCATCTGGTTCTGGGAAACATCACCCCGGAGGATTACACCTCGGAAACCCCCGATGGGAGTGGTAACTCCCGGGAAGATTCACTGTTAAGGTTATCCCGGGTGGTTTGTGGAGATCTGGATCTTTTGAGTGAGGATGACGTGATCCAGATGGCCAGGTACATCCACCAGAAACAGGTGGAACAGGTGGCGGAAGCACTGGAACAGGTCCACCAAAGAGAAAACCTGGAAATGGTAATTACCACTGGTCTGGGAATGAATGTTATTGGACGCCAAGCTGCGGAACTATTAGGATTACCCGTGCGTACCATGGAGGATATCCTCACCACCGAAGATTGTGTGGTGGCCCCTGCAGTGGGAACCGCCCTTCTCATGCACCAATTTACCGAATCGGGTAAATAA
- a CDS encoding HVO_0476 family zinc finger protein, producing the protein MKCPVCDSESYEILKTKGKNTKEVLLKCNECGNTYRETVVIPKMVECRVIISKFEESLKKTIKIYPDEVLEVGEVLVVDGEEAEITSLENVRGGRVSKSPVSELVTIWATSLTGPARVGISIDNHGWILSKKVEVDRDFQFNVGDVVKMGKAVFRIKSMKTITSKIRKGRATADQIKRIYGRPADGKDKFKYDLSSKIVEVVEEE; encoded by the coding sequence ATGAAATGTCCAGTTTGTGACTCTGAATCTTATGAAATACTTAAAACTAAGGGTAAAAATACCAAAGAAGTTCTTTTAAAGTGTAATGAATGTGGAAACACCTACCGAGAAACAGTGGTCATTCCCAAGATGGTGGAATGCCGGGTGATCATCAGTAAATTTGAAGAATCCCTTAAAAAAACCATTAAAATCTATCCAGATGAAGTTCTGGAAGTTGGTGAAGTCCTGGTGGTGGATGGTGAGGAAGCGGAGATCACCTCCCTGGAAAACGTCAGGGGAGGCCGAGTTTCCAAAAGCCCGGTCTCAGAACTGGTAACTATCTGGGCCACATCCCTTACTGGACCAGCTAGGGTGGGAATATCCATTGATAACCATGGCTGGATACTATCCAAGAAGGTGGAAGTGGACAGGGATTTCCAGTTTAATGTGGGAGATGTAGTGAAAATGGGAAAGGCGGTTTTCCGTATAAAATCCATGAAAACCATAACCTCCAAGATCCGAAAGGGAAGAGCCACCGCAGACCAAATAAAAAGGATTTACGGAAGACCCGCCGATGGTAAAGATAAATTCAAGTATGATTTAAGTTCCAAAATTGTGGAAGTAGTGGAAGAAGAGTAG
- a CDS encoding ATP-grasp domain-containing protein codes for MNLLVFEYASAMGIKDPALTAEGKAMLRGLTCDLECIPASYLISKHIDAIEGSQCQPIIIGETVEDWISANVSNFDYCLPVAPEEDFILCGLTRLIEKNGVRVIGSDSDAVRICSDKYLTYNFLKDKVPTIPTYRIPWDEVELHARNISQNKVVKPADGVSCSAVQVVDSETSFKDAATRVRAVSSLPYFLMQDYVEGTSASVSLISNGKEALPLSLNQQNISHQDGIIDYNGGKVPLSHPMENEAIAVAKTTVESINGLKGYVGVDLILGEEEVHLVEVNSRLTTPYVALRNMLNFNLGEAIVNAVVHGEIPSKFVLEREIEIQKKDNRLHLKVIN; via the coding sequence TTGAACCTCTTAGTATTCGAGTATGCCAGTGCAATGGGGATTAAGGACCCTGCTTTAACTGCAGAAGGCAAGGCAATGCTTCGCGGTCTTACCTGTGACCTGGAATGTATTCCTGCCAGTTATCTGATCTCTAAACACATCGATGCCATTGAAGGCAGCCAATGCCAACCAATAATAATAGGAGAAACTGTTGAGGATTGGATATCGGCTAATGTCTCAAATTTTGATTACTGCCTGCCGGTAGCACCTGAAGAAGATTTTATCCTGTGTGGATTAACCCGGCTAATTGAAAAAAACGGTGTTAGAGTTATAGGGTCAGATTCTGATGCGGTCCGTATTTGTTCGGATAAATATCTTACCTATAACTTCCTTAAAGACAAGGTTCCCACCATACCCACCTATAGAATCCCCTGGGATGAGGTTGAACTTCATGCCCGGAATATTTCCCAGAACAAAGTGGTTAAACCCGCCGACGGAGTTTCCTGTTCAGCAGTGCAAGTAGTGGATTCAGAAACGTCATTTAAGGATGCTGCAACACGGGTAAGGGCAGTAAGCAGTCTCCCTTATTTCCTGATGCAGGATTATGTGGAAGGAACCAGTGCCAGTGTGAGTCTTATCAGCAATGGCAAAGAAGCCCTACCACTCAGCTTAAACCAGCAGAACATCAGTCACCAGGATGGCATAATCGATTATAATGGGGGAAAAGTTCCCCTATCTCACCCTATGGAGAATGAAGCTATAGCTGTTGCTAAAACTACAGTGGAATCGATAAATGGTTTGAAGGGATATGTAGGTGTAGACCTGATCCTGGGTGAAGAGGAAGTGCATCTGGTGGAAGTTAACTCCCGACTAACCACCCCCTATGTTGCCCTGCGCAACATGCTGAACTTCAATCTGGGAGAAGCCATAGTAAATGCCGTAGTCCACGGGGAAATTCCCAGCAAATTCGTACTGGAAAGAGAGATAGAAATTCAGAAAAAAGATAACCGTCTCCATCTAAAGGTGATTAATTGA